One genomic segment of Fusobacterium mortiferum ATCC 9817 includes these proteins:
- the dapA gene encoding 4-hydroxy-tetrahydrodipicolinate synthase, whose translation MSIFKGSGIALITPFTKDDSVDFEKLGELLEYHIKNKTDAIIINGTTGESATLTDEEKYEIIKYSVKRVNGRIPVIAGTGSNNTKHAVELSKKAEALGVDGLLVVTPYYNKGNENGIYEHYKLIAENVNCPIILYNVPSRTGVNLSISLLKKLAEIKNIVAIKEASGNISYVGEIAREVPKLDIYSGNDDMTIPLMSYGGIGVISVSANIIPETVHNMCMSFLENNIVEAKNLQLKYNDLVDSLFIEVNPVPIKEAMNYLGYNVGHCRLPLGEMKEENKIKLHSVIDSHEVKAWS comes from the coding sequence ATGAGCATATTTAAAGGTTCTGGAATAGCTTTAATTACTCCATTTACAAAAGATGATAGTGTAGATTTTGAAAAATTAGGAGAATTATTAGAGTACCATATAAAAAATAAAACTGATGCTATCATTATCAATGGTACTACTGGAGAGAGTGCAACTCTCACTGATGAAGAAAAGTATGAAATCATAAAATATAGTGTAAAGAGAGTAAATGGAAGAATTCCTGTAATAGCAGGAACAGGTTCTAACAACACAAAACATGCGGTGGAATTAAGTAAAAAAGCTGAGGCTCTAGGAGTAGATGGATTACTAGTAGTTACTCCATATTATAACAAAGGAAATGAAAATGGAATCTATGAACATTATAAGCTTATAGCTGAAAATGTAAATTGTCCAATCATATTATATAACGTTCCTTCAAGAACTGGTGTAAATCTTTCTATATCACTATTAAAAAAATTAGCAGAGATAAAAAATATTGTAGCTATAAAAGAAGCTAGTGGAAATATATCTTATGTTGGAGAGATAGCTAGAGAGGTTCCTAAGTTGGATATCTATTCTGGAAATGATGATATGACTATTCCTCTTATGTCTTATGGCGGAATTGGAGTAATATCTGTTTCAGCTAATATTATTCCTGAAACTGTTCATAATATGTGTATGAGCTTTTTAGAAAATAATATAGTTGAAGCTAAAAATTTACAATTAAAATATAACGATTTAGTAGATTCTCTCTTTATAGAGGTAAATCCTGTCCCTATTAAAGAAGCTATGAATTATTTAGGATACAATGTTGGACATTGCAGACTTCCTTTAGGAGAGATGAAAGAGGAAAATAAAATTAAACTTCATTCTGTTATTGATTCTCATGAGGTGAAAGCATGGAGCTAA
- the rpiB gene encoding ribose 5-phosphate isomerase B produces the protein MKIALGADHGGFELKEKIKSHLLEKGYEVLDLGTNSTASVDYPKFGHAVGHAVVNKDADYGIVVCGTGIGISIAANKVPGVRAALCTNTTMARLTREHNDANVLAMGGRIVGDVLALEMVDIFLSTKFEGGRHTNRINSIETI, from the coding sequence ATGAAAATAGCTTTAGGTGCTGACCATGGTGGATTTGAATTAAAGGAGAAAATAAAATCTCATTTATTAGAAAAAGGATATGAGGTTTTAGATTTAGGAACTAACTCAACAGCTTCTGTTGATTATCCAAAGTTTGGACATGCAGTAGGGCATGCAGTAGTAAACAAAGATGCAGATTATGGAATAGTAGTATGTGGAACAGGAATAGGAATCTCTATTGCTGCTAATAAAGTTCCAGGAGTTAGAGCAGCTCTTTGCACAAATACAACTATGGCAAGACTTACAAGAGAACATAATGATGCTAATGTATTAGCTATGGGAGGAAGAATAGTAGGAGATGTTCTTGCTCTTGAGATGGTAGATATTTTCCTTTCAACTAAATTTGAAGGTGGAAGACATACTAATAGAATAAATTCTATTGAAACTATCTAA
- the dapB gene encoding 4-hydroxy-tetrahydrodipicolinate reductase, with protein MELIIHGTGTMGSILKECAQNKNITITGFADELSNEKGDVIIDFSHFSRLETLLNYATQNHTPLVIATTGYSKEILSQIEEASKKIPILLSSNTSLGINLLQDILERITPLLYGNYDIELIEKHHNKKLDSPSGTAKTLVEVIENSISTELKKVYGREGMEKREKNEIGIHAVRGGTIVGEHSVLYCGNDEIIEIKHTALSKKIFAEGAIQGAKFLLDKKSGLYTMKDIFNR; from the coding sequence ATGGAGCTAATTATACATGGAACAGGAACTATGGGAAGTATTTTAAAAGAGTGTGCTCAAAATAAAAATATTACCATTACAGGTTTTGCCGATGAATTATCTAATGAAAAAGGAGATGTAATTATAGATTTTTCTCATTTTTCTAGGTTAGAAACTTTACTTAATTATGCTACACAAAATCATACTCCTTTAGTTATAGCTACTACTGGATATTCAAAAGAAATTTTATCACAAATTGAAGAAGCTAGTAAGAAAATTCCTATTCTTCTATCTTCTAATACCTCTCTTGGTATAAATTTATTACAAGATATTTTAGAGAGAATTACACCTCTACTTTATGGTAATTATGATATAGAATTAATAGAAAAACATCATAATAAAAAATTAGATTCCCCTAGTGGAACAGCTAAAACTTTAGTAGAAGTGATTGAAAACTCTATCTCAACTGAGCTAAAAAAAGTTTATGGAAGAGAGGGAATGGAGAAAAGAGAAAAAAATGAGATAGGAATACATGCTGTAAGAGGAGGAACTATTGTAGGGGAACACTCTGTCTTATATTGTGGAAATGATGAGATAATAGAGATAAAACATACAGCTCTTTCTAAAAAAATATTTGCTGAAGGAGCTATACAGGGAGCAAAATTTTTACTAGATAAAAAATCTGGACTTTATACTATGAAAGATATATTTAATCGTTAA
- a CDS encoding YitT family protein, with protein MNNKILKYLKEYLIITVGCFFYAVSINYFFISNHLAEGGVAGICLILFYLFKLPVGIMYFVINIPLLIMGWKLVGRDFLFKTLYGTSCLSFLITLTETWKGPSNDIMLGSIYGGVLIGIGLGLIFMVNGSTGGTDVVARILNRYFDIPLGRTMLILDVVILGIAAIFFGKEIVMYTLISMTIVSKAIDYFQDGYTKAKGITIISSKSEEIKERIMNETGRGTTIIKGEGGFTGNEIDLLFCVVSKFEVTKVKTIVKETDSFAFLTISDVSEVLGEGFKALNNKNN; from the coding sequence GTGAATAATAAGATTCTAAAATACTTAAAAGAGTATTTGATAATTACAGTTGGTTGTTTTTTCTATGCTGTTTCTATCAATTATTTTTTTATCAGTAATCATCTTGCAGAAGGTGGAGTTGCAGGAATTTGTTTAATTTTATTTTACCTTTTTAAACTACCAGTAGGAATTATGTATTTTGTAATAAATATTCCACTACTTATAATGGGTTGGAAATTAGTTGGAAGAGATTTTCTATTTAAAACTTTATATGGAACAAGCTGCCTTTCTTTTTTAATAACTCTTACTGAAACTTGGAAAGGTCCATCTAATGATATTATGTTAGGTTCTATATATGGTGGTGTTCTTATAGGAATAGGCCTTGGACTTATTTTTATGGTAAATGGCTCTACTGGTGGAACTGATGTAGTTGCTCGTATCTTAAATAGATATTTTGATATTCCTCTAGGAAGGACAATGCTCATCTTAGATGTAGTTATATTAGGAATAGCTGCTATATTTTTTGGTAAAGAGATAGTAATGTATACTCTTATCTCAATGACAATTGTTTCCAAAGCAATAGATTATTTTCAAGATGGTTATACAAAGGCAAAAGGCATCACTATTATTTCATCTAAATCTGAAGAGATAAAAGAAAGAATTATGAATGAAACTGGAAGAGGTACAACTATCATAAAAGGAGAAGGTGGATTTACAGGAAATGAAATAGATCTACTTTTCTGTGTTGTTAGCAAATTTGAAGTAACTAAAGTAAAAACAATTGTAAAAGAAACTGATTCTTTTGCTTTTCTAACTATCTCTGATGTTTCAGAAGTTCTAGGTGAAGGATTTAAAGCTCTTAATAACAAAAATAACTAG
- a CDS encoding M20 metallopeptidase family protein encodes MDTRKIFNDIEINNQWFINTRRELHKIPELDFQLPKTVAYVISLLKEMGIPYKEGIGKSGIVADIEGQNKKITIALRADMDALPILECGNKEYTSTIPGHMHACGHDVHTAILLGVAKILSENKDSLPCNVRLVFQPAEETNGGAVPMIEDGCLEGVDAIFGLHVDPTIECGVVGVKYGAYCASSTDVVIEIEGRSCHGAYPSQGVDAIVTACGIVTTLQSVISRNIDSRDSAVLSFGKIVGGEKENIVAQKVIISGTLRTLSNEVKNRVKERVKEMVENTAKGYGATGKVTYTDGYTALINHDEYIDIIKENSKNLLGEKGVYVKALANMGVEDFAYYIEKVPGAFFNLGVGNKAKGITAPLHNDKFDIDEESLAIGVKLQIMNILFAYEKLIKNN; translated from the coding sequence ATGGATACTAGAAAAATATTTAATGATATAGAAATAAATAATCAATGGTTTATAAATACCAGAAGAGAGTTACATAAGATACCTGAATTAGATTTTCAATTACCTAAAACAGTAGCTTATGTAATATCACTTTTAAAAGAGATGGGAATTCCATATAAAGAGGGAATAGGAAAAAGTGGAATAGTAGCAGATATAGAGGGACAAAATAAAAAAATAACAATAGCCTTGAGAGCTGATATGGATGCATTACCTATTTTAGAGTGTGGAAATAAAGAATATACTTCAACTATACCTGGGCATATGCATGCTTGTGGACATGATGTGCATACTGCTATTCTTTTAGGAGTTGCAAAGATATTATCGGAAAATAAAGATTCACTTCCATGTAATGTAAGACTTGTATTTCAACCAGCAGAAGAAACAAATGGTGGAGCAGTACCTATGATAGAAGATGGATGTTTAGAAGGGGTAGATGCTATATTTGGATTACATGTAGATCCTACAATAGAGTGTGGAGTAGTAGGAGTAAAATATGGTGCTTATTGTGCTTCATCTACTGATGTGGTAATAGAAATAGAGGGAAGAAGTTGCCATGGTGCTTATCCTAGCCAAGGAGTAGATGCTATTGTTACAGCTTGTGGAATAGTGACTACCCTTCAAAGTGTAATAAGTAGAAATATAGATTCAAGAGATTCGGCTGTTCTTAGCTTTGGAAAAATAGTAGGAGGAGAAAAAGAGAATATTGTAGCTCAAAAAGTTATAATTTCTGGAACATTAAGAACTTTATCTAATGAGGTAAAAAATAGAGTAAAAGAAAGAGTAAAAGAGATGGTGGAGAATACAGCTAAAGGGTATGGGGCTACTGGAAAAGTAACTTATACAGATGGGTATACTGCTTTAATAAACCATGATGAATATATAGATATAATAAAAGAAAATAGTAAAAATCTATTAGGAGAAAAGGGAGTATATGTAAAGGCCTTAGCTAATATGGGAGTAGAAGATTTTGCTTACTATATTGAAAAAGTTCCGGGAGCATTTTTTAACTTAGGTGTAGGAAATAAGGCTAAGGGAATAACTGCCCCTCTTCATAATGATAAATTTGATATAGATGAGGAGAGTTTAGCTATTGGAGTAAAGCTTCAAATTATGAATATACTATTTGCCTATGAAAAATTAATAAAAAATAACTAG
- a CDS encoding FKBP-type peptidyl-prolyl cis-trans isomerase has translation MKVVKGNVITLEFKVYDNDTNELLEDTKDVGPFFYIHGEGQFVPKVEEILEGKEKGFSTTIMISPEEGYGEYDEELIEEMNKEDFVEFDDIYEGMEFIADMDDGTEQQYVITSIEDEVVTADGNHPFAGKNLRFEVEVAGVREATAEELEHGHVHFHGFDDEE, from the coding sequence ATGAAAGTTGTAAAAGGTAATGTTATAACTCTTGAATTCAAAGTTTATGACAACGATACTAACGAGCTTTTAGAAGATACAAAAGATGTAGGACCATTTTTCTACATTCACGGAGAAGGACAATTTGTACCAAAAGTAGAGGAGATATTAGAAGGAAAAGAGAAAGGATTCTCTACTACTATAATGATCTCTCCAGAAGAAGGATATGGAGAATATGACGAAGAACTTATCGAAGAGATGAATAAAGAAGATTTTGTAGAGTTTGATGATATCTATGAAGGTATGGAATTTATAGCTGATATGGATGATGGAACAGAACAACAATATGTAATTACATCTATAGAAGATGAGGTAGTAACTGCTGATGGAAACCATCCATTTGCTGGTAAAAATTTAAGATTTGAAGTAGAAGTAGCAGGAGTAAGAGAGGCTACAGCTGAAGAATTAGAGCATGGACATGTACATTTCCATGGGTTTGATGACGAAGAGTAA
- a CDS encoding aspartate-semialdehyde dehydrogenase — MRVAIVGATGLVGGTFLKVLEERDLGITDLLLFASSRSAGKKINFRGKEYTVEELNENSFKNRDIDIALFSAGGGTSLKYAPLAAKEGVLVIDNSSAWRMDKEVPLVVPEVNPEEAFKHKGIIANPNCSTIQCMAPLKVLEKYGIKRVVYSTYQAVSGTGYKGVIDLEEGLKGNPPKTYPHQIVNNCLPHIDVFLEDGYTKEEKKMVDETRKILGLPNLPVTATCVRVPVINSHSVSINVELEKDFDLETVKKELAEYKGIVLLDDSNKNIYPLANDATGKDEVFVGRVRRDNSVKYGLNLWTVADNIRKGAATNAVQIAELFCKNI; from the coding sequence ATGAGAGTAGCAATAGTTGGTGCAACAGGTTTAGTTGGAGGAACTTTTTTAAAAGTATTAGAAGAAAGAGATTTAGGAATAACTGATTTACTTCTTTTTGCAAGTAGTAGAAGTGCTGGGAAAAAAATAAATTTTAGAGGGAAAGAGTATACAGTAGAAGAATTAAATGAAAATAGTTTTAAAAATAGAGATATAGATATAGCTCTTTTCTCTGCTGGTGGAGGTACTAGTTTAAAATATGCTCCATTAGCAGCAAAAGAGGGAGTATTAGTAATTGATAACTCTTCAGCTTGGAGGATGGATAAAGAGGTTCCACTAGTAGTCCCTGAAGTAAACCCAGAAGAAGCTTTTAAACACAAAGGAATAATTGCTAATCCTAATTGCTCTACAATTCAGTGTATGGCTCCTTTAAAAGTTTTAGAAAAATATGGGATTAAAAGAGTAGTGTATAGCACATATCAAGCTGTATCTGGAACTGGATATAAAGGAGTTATTGATTTAGAAGAGGGACTTAAAGGAAATCCTCCTAAAACTTATCCACATCAAATAGTTAATAACTGCCTACCTCATATTGATGTATTTTTAGAAGATGGATACACTAAGGAAGAGAAAAAAATGGTAGATGAGACAAGAAAAATCTTAGGCTTACCTAATCTTCCTGTTACAGCTACTTGTGTTAGAGTACCTGTTATCAATTCTCACTCTGTTTCTATTAACGTAGAACTTGAAAAAGACTTTGACTTAGAAACAGTAAAAAAGGAATTAGCTGAGTATAAAGGAATAGTTCTATTAGATGATAGTAATAAAAACATATATCCTTTAGCTAATGACGCTACTGGAAAAGACGAGGTATTTGTAGGAAGAGTCAGAAGAGATAACAGTGTAAAATATGGCTTGAATTTATGGACAGTAGCTGATAATATAAGAAAAGGGGCAGCTACTAATGCTGTACAAATAGCTGAACTATTTTGTAAAAATATTTAG
- a CDS encoding aminotransferase class I/II-fold pyridoxal phosphate-dependent enzyme has protein sequence MSKLDQSKTPLFSVLKDVYAGRDILPFHVPGHKRGKGVDKEFYDFMGNGPFSIDVTIFKMVDGLHQPKSCIKEAQELAADAYGVKQSFFAVNGTSGAIQAMIMSVIKAGEKILVPRNVHKSVSAGIILSGSEPIYMNPEVDEELGIAHGVRPQTVENMLKQHPDIKAVLIINPTYYGVATDIKKIADIVHSYDIPLIVDEAHGPHLHFHDDLPISAVDCGADICTQSTHKIIGAMTQMSLLHVNSDRVDVNRVKQILSLLHTTSPSYPLMASLDCARRQIATEGQELLDKAIKLAKRFRTEVNRIPGMSCFGEEIVGREGVFAFDPTKITITAKELGLTGAELETILTEDYNIQMELSDFYNVLGLITIGDTDESVDKLINALKDISEKYYGKGNKLKREFLKMPPIPEQVLNPREAFYSEKNKVLFSESEGKICGEMIMAYPPGIPVITPGERISAEIIDYINDLREAELHVQGTEDPELVTINVIEEEDAVYLYTEKMKSKMFGVPINLGANKAGIEFGIDVLCETYPDTFDEIEIIDVEKQKENFNEWNLKYKNTILHTCEKLAVSVNEAVRDGYRPIVIGGDHSIALGSISGVSLEKEIGVVWIDAHGDMNTDESTISGNIHGMPLALLQGAGDRDLVNCFYEGAKIDSKNVVILGARDLDFKEREVIDQLGVKVIYHDEVLQKGLDRVLEEIHEYLKVDNLHISFDVDSVNPELAPGVSTPVRNGFTTDEVFQTFKFLFKNYFVTSVDIVEFNPVNDKNNKTVNFVNELTEYVINPD, from the coding sequence ATGTCAAAGCTAGACCAAAGCAAAACTCCACTATTTTCTGTGTTAAAAGATGTATATGCAGGAAGAGATATACTTCCATTTCATGTACCTGGACATAAGAGAGGAAAAGGAGTAGACAAAGAATTTTATGATTTTATGGGTAATGGACCTTTTTCCATTGACGTTACTATTTTTAAGATGGTAGATGGATTACACCAACCAAAAAGTTGTATCAAAGAAGCTCAAGAGTTAGCTGCTGATGCTTATGGTGTAAAACAAAGTTTCTTTGCTGTTAACGGAACATCTGGAGCTATCCAAGCTATGATTATGTCTGTTATAAAAGCAGGAGAAAAAATATTAGTCCCAAGAAATGTACATAAATCAGTATCTGCTGGAATTATATTAAGTGGTTCTGAGCCTATATATATGAACCCAGAAGTAGATGAGGAGTTAGGAATAGCTCATGGCGTAAGACCTCAAACTGTTGAGAATATGTTAAAACAACACCCTGATATCAAAGCTGTTCTTATAATTAATCCTACTTATTATGGAGTAGCAACAGATATTAAAAAAATAGCTGATATAGTTCATAGTTATGATATTCCATTAATAGTAGATGAAGCTCATGGACCTCATTTACACTTCCATGATGATTTACCAATATCTGCTGTTGATTGTGGAGCTGATATCTGTACTCAAAGTACACATAAAATAATAGGTGCAATGACTCAAATGTCATTACTTCATGTAAATTCTGATAGAGTAGATGTAAACAGAGTAAAACAAATTTTAAGTTTACTTCATACTACATCTCCATCATATCCATTAATGGCTTCATTAGACTGTGCTAGAAGACAGATTGCTACTGAAGGACAAGAACTACTAGACAAAGCTATAAAACTAGCTAAACGTTTTAGAACAGAAGTAAATAGAATCCCAGGAATGTCTTGTTTTGGAGAAGAAATAGTTGGAAGAGAGGGAGTATTTGCTTTTGATCCTACTAAGATAACTATTACTGCTAAAGAACTAGGACTTACTGGTGCAGAGCTAGAAACTATCTTAACTGAAGATTACAATATACAAATGGAGTTATCTGATTTTTACAATGTATTAGGACTTATAACTATCGGAGATACTGATGAAAGTGTTGATAAACTTATCAATGCATTAAAAGATATCAGTGAAAAATATTATGGAAAAGGAAATAAATTAAAAAGAGAATTCTTAAAAATGCCTCCTATTCCTGAGCAAGTATTAAATCCAAGGGAAGCTTTTTACAGTGAAAAGAATAAAGTTTTATTCTCAGAGAGTGAAGGAAAAATATGTGGTGAGATGATTATGGCTTATCCACCTGGAATACCTGTAATCACTCCTGGAGAAAGAATCTCTGCTGAAATTATAGATTATATAAATGATTTAAGAGAAGCTGAACTTCATGTACAAGGTACGGAAGATCCTGAACTTGTAACTATCAATGTAATTGAAGAAGAAGACGCTGTATATTTATATACAGAGAAGATGAAGAGCAAAATGTTTGGAGTACCTATCAATCTTGGAGCAAACAAAGCTGGAATCGAATTTGGTATTGATGTACTATGTGAAACTTATCCTGATACATTTGATGAAATTGAAATCATTGATGTTGAAAAACAAAAAGAAAACTTTAATGAGTGGAACTTAAAATATAAAAATACTATACTTCATACTTGTGAAAAGCTTGCTGTTTCTGTAAATGAAGCTGTAAGAGATGGATATAGACCAATAGTAATTGGAGGAGATCACTCAATAGCCCTTGGAAGTATTTCTGGAGTTTCATTAGAAAAAGAGATAGGAGTAGTATGGATAGATGCCCATGGAGATATGAATACTGATGAATCTACTATTTCTGGAAATATTCACGGAATGCCATTAGCTCTATTACAAGGTGCTGGAGATAGAGATTTAGTTAACTGTTTCTATGAGGGAGCTAAAATCGATAGTAAAAATGTAGTTATACTTGGTGCTAGAGATTTAGATTTCAAAGAGAGAGAAGTTATTGATCAATTAGGTGTTAAAGTAATCTACCATGATGAAGTTTTACAAAAAGGATTAGATAGAGTATTAGAAGAAATTCACGAATACTTAAAAGTAGACAATCTTCATATCAGTTTTGACGTTGACTCTGTAAATCCAGAGTTAGCTCCTGGAGTAAGTACTCCTGTTAGAAACGGATTTACTACTGACGAAGTATTCCAAACTTTCAAATTCTTATTTAAAAACTACTTTGTAACTTCAGTTGATATAGTAGAATTTAACCCAGTAAATGATAAAAATAATAAAACTGTTAACTTTGTAAATGAATTAACAGAATATGTAATTAATCCAGACTAA
- a CDS encoding DJ-1/PfpI family protein yields the protein MKKIFLLISQGTEILEVAPFIDIFGWNSIVGKKNIILKTGGFHSIISNTWNLKIVPEIDLKSTSIDIDEYEALVIPGGFGFKGFFEDMKKEKFKEIVQSFYEKDKIVVGICTGVISLGEAGILKERKATTYLYDNNRYFNQLEKYGAIPIREEIVIDKNIITCSAPKNAIEVGFLLLSLLSDEENMKKVKYNMGFL from the coding sequence ATGAAGAAAATATTTTTGCTTATCTCACAAGGCACTGAAATTCTTGAGGTAGCACCCTTTATTGATATTTTTGGTTGGAATAGTATTGTTGGAAAAAAGAACATAATTTTAAAAACAGGAGGATTTCATTCAATAATTTCTAATACTTGGAACTTGAAAATAGTTCCAGAAATAGATTTAAAAAGTACTTCAATCGATATAGATGAATATGAAGCCTTAGTTATCCCTGGTGGCTTTGGTTTTAAAGGGTTCTTTGAAGATATGAAAAAAGAAAAATTTAAAGAGATAGTTCAAAGCTTTTATGAAAAAGATAAAATAGTTGTAGGAATATGTACAGGAGTTATTTCTTTAGGAGAAGCTGGTATTTTAAAAGAAAGAAAAGCTACTACTTATTTATATGATAATAATAGATATTTTAATCAATTAGAAAAATATGGAGCTATACCTATAAGAGAAGAGATTGTGATAGATAAAAATATCATTACCTGTTCAGCTCCTAAAAATGCTATTGAAGTTGGATTTTTACTTCTTTCTTTATTAAGTGATGAAGAAAATATGAAAAAAGTAAAATATAATATGGGTTTTTTATAA
- a CDS encoding aspartate kinase — protein sequence MRIVLKYGGSSVATVEKIQKIADYLIELKKEYDEIVVVASAMGKTTDGLIKLAKEITSNPNQRELDSLMSIGEQQTVTLIAMALTAKGQKAISLTGFQAGIKTSGVHTKNKIANISSERIETLLREGNIVIITGFQGINNSGDITTLGRGGSDTSAVALTVALNCECRIYTDVEGIYSVDPRLYPKAKFLEKISYEEMMEMANLGAGVMETRAVELGKKYNIPIFVGKSLSYTGGTYIMEKDIALEDKLITGISVTKEIIVTNISNVPFSSENIAEIFSTIDECGLNINMITQNINRYMRVEISFSCQASEKYLLEQVVEKIRAKFSTCDIELNENLGMLSIVGVGMINNSGIAGKFFTSLSKGNINFYQVTTSEISISCSIDRENIEKAVNLVAEEFSL from the coding sequence ATGAGAATTGTTTTAAAGTATGGTGGCTCTAGTGTAGCTACAGTAGAAAAAATTCAAAAAATAGCTGATTACTTAATTGAATTAAAAAAAGAGTATGACGAAATTGTAGTAGTGGCATCTGCTATGGGAAAAACTACAGATGGACTCATAAAACTAGCTAAGGAGATTACTTCTAATCCAAATCAAAGGGAACTAGACTCGCTAATGTCTATTGGAGAACAGCAAACAGTTACTCTAATAGCTATGGCTCTTACAGCCAAGGGACAAAAAGCTATCTCCCTTACAGGATTTCAAGCAGGAATAAAAACTTCTGGTGTACATACTAAAAATAAAATAGCAAATATCTCTTCTGAAAGGATAGAAACTCTTTTAAGAGAGGGAAATATTGTTATTATCACTGGATTTCAAGGAATTAATAATTCAGGAGATATTACAACTCTAGGAAGAGGAGGTTCAGATACTAGTGCTGTGGCACTGACTGTAGCTTTAAATTGTGAGTGTAGAATATATACTGATGTGGAAGGAATATACAGTGTTGACCCAAGATTATACCCAAAAGCAAAATTTTTAGAAAAAATCTCCTATGAAGAGATGATGGAAATGGCTAATCTTGGAGCTGGTGTTATGGAAACAAGAGCAGTAGAACTAGGAAAAAAATATAACATTCCTATTTTTGTAGGTAAAAGTTTAAGTTATACAGGGGGAACATATATTATGGAAAAAGATATAGCATTAGAAGATAAATTAATAACAGGAATAAGTGTCACAAAGGAGATTATCGTAACTAATATCTCTAATGTACCTTTTTCTAGTGAAAATATAGCTGAAATATTTTCTACAATAGATGAGTGTGGTTTAAATATCAATATGATTACACAAAATATAAATAGATATATGAGAGTAGAGATATCTTTTAGTTGTCAAGCTTCTGAAAAATATCTTTTAGAGCAAGTTGTAGAAAAAATTAGAGCTAAGTTTTCTACTTGTGATATAGAATTAAATGAAAATTTAGGAATGCTTTCCATTGTTGGAGTAGGAATGATTAACAACTCTGGTATTGCTGGAAAGTTTTTTACTTCACTTAGTAAAGGAAATATAAATTTTTATCAAGTTACAACTTCTGAAATAAGTATCTCTTGTAGTATAGATAGAGAGAATATAGAAAAAGCTGTAAATTTAGTAGCTGAAGAATTTTCATTATAG
- a CDS encoding WG repeat-containing protein → MKRLVITLMLIFSSIIFSQSNYEILPIKQHLNDIYIIRMLEGENIGLYSIIDSKGNLLTQTDNILISVQKNHIYLVTKDYKEGLMTTDGKWIAKIGEYNFKEKYSNMYKEAENNREKEFFIVYINEMPRHKYGYINYKGELQIPIIYDEAENFSEGLAAVKLNNKWGYIDTEGNVKIGFNFDEAYDFKNDLALVRIDDTSFYIDKNGQKKLMKSLFREGKEKIENLGYHIGSAFEGKLKIKEKTN, encoded by the coding sequence ATGAAAAGATTAGTTATCACATTGATGTTAATTTTTTCATCAATTATTTTTTCACAGAGTAATTATGAAATCCTTCCTATAAAGCAACATCTCAATGATATATATATTATAAGGATGTTAGAAGGAGAAAATATTGGCTTGTATAGCATAATTGATTCAAAAGGAAACCTGTTAACTCAAACAGATAATATTCTTATTTCTGTCCAAAAAAATCATATCTATCTAGTTACAAAAGATTATAAAGAAGGACTTATGACAACTGATGGAAAATGGATAGCAAAAATTGGAGAGTATAACTTTAAAGAAAAATATTCAAATATGTACAAAGAGGCTGAAAATAATAGGGAAAAAGAGTTTTTTATTGTGTATATAAATGAGATGCCAAGACATAAATATGGTTATATCAACTATAAAGGAGAATTGCAAATTCCTATTATATATGATGAAGCTGAAAACTTTTCTGAAGGTTTAGCTGCTGTTAAATTGAATAATAAATGGGGATATATTGATACAGAAGGAAATGTAAAAATAGGATTTAACTTTGATGAGGCATATGATTTTAAAAATGATTTAGCTTTAGTGAGAATAGATGATACCTCTTTTTACATAGATAAAAATGGACAAAAAAAATTAATGAAAAGTCTTTTTAGAGAGGGAAAAGAAAAAATAGAAAACCTAGGTTATCATATTGGTTCTGCCTTTGAAGGAAAATTGAAGATAAAAGAAAAAACTAATTAA